The window aagaaattttctaatgtttgtttaattatgttttctattttctcattttttttctttttagaaattaTACCCTTCTTTTTTAATGCTTCTCCCTGTGTTAGTGTTCTAGGTAGTCTTCATTTTTATGATCCTTCATCTTCACTTTTTGGCAAAGTGAGAGCCATAAACAGATTTGATGTGTCTTTACCGGTCACCGTTTGAACCGGACTTGCTGTATCATTATCCGATATAATAGATTTTACTGCATTCATCGGGGAATGCACACCCTTCTTATCCATTTTTTCTTGAGATGGAGAACTCTATTTTGGACTACTCATCTCCGTGTCTTGTTGAGAAATAACTTGAGTCTGGGATTGTGCCAAATTTTAATGCATGTACTCCCTATTCTAGTACCTTCACTTGCTCCATAAGTCTTGTTTTTTCCTGTGCCAGGATTTCATTCTTCTGGTTTATTCGTTTCAAGGTTTCCGTCATTGATGAGCAATGATCACAGAATATTATCTTATCGTTGTCTTTTTGGATGTTAAATTGGGGGATTTTTTCTGGGTTTTGTCTGAGTGCTGGGGAGATATAGTAGTTTGGTCTTAGTATTCCTCTTGCATAGTCTAATGCTTCAGTGAAGTCATTGAAACATTTGAAAAGCGGTTTTTCTAAATCTTTAATAGAGTCTAGTATTTTTAACCATGCCTGAAAAATTTCGTTTGTCTTACCATGTATAACTACATAGTATTTAAATCGCTTTTCTTGGTTTTTGTCTGTAAAATATTGTCCTAAGGCATTAAGAGCCGCTATAAAATATTTAGTGTCTTTTTTATTATATGCTATCCATAAGTTATCTATTAAACATCTTTGAGGTCTATCTATGACACATTCTGGTAAAACTCTAAATGATATGTTTGATGGTGGAAATAATATTAATTATGTTTTTCAAAACTTATCCTATCCATATTAGTTTGTTCTACAAAAGATTGTGGTTTAAAATGAAAACTACCTAATACTATCTGCAAGTATTTGTCTGAGGGTGAGGCTTGAATGCCTTTTCCTTTGTCTTCAGTCTTAGGAACTGTTGGTCTCATGTTGTAcatgtaaaatatttttattaattgacAGTAATTTTAAGCCTACTTAACTGATCTGCTAGattattatcttttcctttaataTGTTCAAAAACCAAATTATATATTGATATAGTATCAATAAAATTTAACCATCTTTTTCTACTACTATTCTTTGCATTTATCTTTTGGTGAAACTTAACTATAGCTTCGCAGTCAGTTCTAATTGTTACTTCTTGTTtattcaatatatataatttaaaactatttaatcCGACGATTACAGCTTATATTTCTGCATCTATACTactcatattttctttttctctataTTTACCACTTTTTAAGCACATATTTTTTCTGTATTCTTATCACTATATTTATTTGGTTTTGCCTTCAAACCTGCTTCCCATCCTTCAAAGCTCCCGTCTGTTTCTATAATTAAGCAATCTGTTTTTAATGGCATATTTAAATcagaaatattttttattttttctttaattttttgtaCTAATTTAATGTTTTTTGTGTTGCAATGTTTTTGTCATGTAGATCATGTCTTAGCATATAGTGGTCCTGCTATTTTTCCTAAGTCTTTTATAAAATTTCTTGCATAATTTACTATTTCTAAAAACTTTTGTAGTTCTTTAGTATTGTCCAATTTATCTTGCATTTCTAGAGCCTTTTTAGCTATACGAGGTTGTAATTTATTTTTTCCATCCCCTAAAACTACTCCtagaaaatttatataatttttacatagtttcattttctttttactaATTATTATTCCATTATCTACAAATAATCTAAGTATTGTCTGTAGATGTCCTAAATGTTCTTTAATATCCTTACtaaatactaatatatcatctatatatgcTAAAACAAATTTCTTATATTCTCCAAATATACTATCTATTTTTCGTTGAAAAATTGGTAGAGCTGTTTTTAGTCCGAACGACATTACTAACCCATCCATGCTTAATCTACTTATGTTCGCTCCTCTTAGTTTCTTTAATTCGTTATATGTTTTCCAGAAACAACGGCATACAGGCATTCTCATATGCCATTTGTACAACCAGAAACAGTGCTGGCTTGGTGCAATTTTCTTCTACTACAAGATTTATAAGCTGAATAATTTAGAACTTGACTTATATACGCTGACATTGTAATCTTGTGTTactattagtttattttaatcgAATATAGAAGGTAAATTCACTATAGTTTTAAGTTACTAAATCATGATTATTATGGACAATTACTTATTGCTATAGGTATCTGGGACACAATAAAATTAATGGAGTTGCACACAAGTTGATTCGAACACCATAGTTTCATTAAAAAAAGGGAATATACAAGAAAAAGGGGCAACATATGCACCACCTTCATATATTTCTGTTAAAGATAACATGTCCATTTGATTAAGTTTTATGATTCCTTAATTGATAGCCAAATCTTGGTTAGCCACTATTTCTTAGGAATTCCCAAATACTTGGTACTACAAGACATGGAGTACCTCAGTAGAAAACTCAAGACACTACAAACAACCTAGATTTTAATTTTCATTCTAAATGCTCAAAGCTGCAGCTTATTCAACTATGTTTTGCAGATGATTTACTTCTCTTCTGCAGGGGAGATGAAATCTCAGTTCAATTGCTCATGAACTGTTTTAATGAATTCTCACAATGCTCAGGACTGATAGCAAACAGAGACAAAAGCTCTATTTATTTTAGAGGGGTAAGCAGAGAGGTGCAAGAGGAAATTCTAACAACACTGGAGTTTACAAAAGAGGAGTTACCTATTAGGTTCTTGGGCGTCCCTCTGAGCTCCAAAAGACTATCCCTAGTATAATGCCAACCACTTGTAGAGAAGATGTTGCGAAGGATAACTTCATGGACCACAAAATACTTGTCCTGTGCTGGGCGACTCCAACTATCAAGAGTGTACTATTCTCAGTCCAAGTGTTCTTGACCCAAATCTTTGTGCTACCTAAGAAAGTTGTGAAACTGATAGAGGCAACATGTAGAAGCTTTCTCTGGACTGGCACAACAAAGATATCAAAGAGAGCATTGTTGGCTTGGGAAAAAGGTTTGTTGGCCCAGAACAACCGGGGTTTTTAATGTAATACACATTGAAACTTGGAACAAGGCAGCAATAATTAAACTTCTGTGAAACCTATGTACCAAAAAAGATAAACTATGGATAAGGTGGGTCCATATATACTACGGAAAGGGGAAGAATATCTGGGAGGTCCAAGTGAAGCAAGCATCCTGGGTACTACTCAAAATTCTTAAAGTTAAGGCATACCTAGAAAGGGCATGAATGGAGGTTACAGAGTTGATGAGCCAACAATCCTTCTCTATTAAAAAGATGTACCATATAATGAGAGGGGAGTTCCCAAAGGTGCCATAAAGGAGACTAACTTGCAACAACTATGTTGTTCCTAGGTGGAGTTTTATAATAAATTTGGCGATCCAAGGGAAGTTGCACGCGAAAGATAAGGTCGCAGGATGGGGCAAAGCAATAGACCAAAAATGTGAGTTGTataatgaggaaaatgaagcCATTCCACACTTATTTTTTGAATGTAGGATGGCAAAAGAAATCTAGGGGAGACTACTGAAATGGCAGGGATTCCAAAGGTCGGTATTGAAGTGGGATGAGGAGATTGAATGGACAGTCCGAGAAATAAATGGAAAGAAAGCCATTGCGGAGGTCTACAGAATGACTCTCGCAGGGTGTGTCTACTATATATGACTTGAGAGGAATACAAGATTGTTCCAGGACAAGAAGAAGACTGTTGATGGGATCCTTCGGCTGATAGTACAAGACATATTTTATCAAGGAAACAAGAAGTCAAAAGTAGCTAATAGATTAAAAGAATTGGATTCATATCCATAGGGAGTGAATGTAGAAGATAGATAGATAGAAAGTACCCAGTAGTTGGGGCACTATGCTCAGCTCGCGGGTGTAATTTGTCTGATTTTGTAGGTTTGAAACTCTGTACATAACATTGCTTGGTAATAAAATTCTTTATTTACCATAAAAAAAAAAGCTAGgttctttatatttttagatatttaGGGCCTCTGTTAGCAATTCTTGATCTTCCCTAATGCACCCAATTAACCACATTTGATTATTGGTATGAGTTCTAAACAAATATCCTTTGATAGGATACTTATTAAACTCCTAAATTAAAGAAATTATGATCAGACTTAGCCCATGcattttggaaggaaaaaaaaactaatatatCATTGACAGATCTTGAATAAATGAGTAAATTTGATGTGAGCCTTTGTCTGCCTTTGtctctcaacaattaataaaatggTCCCAAAATATTAGTTGGCTGCTACCATCAAACTTTGTTATGTCTCCACATATAATTGAACAGAAACGATCTGAAATTTGGAGCTTTTGAATTCATTGAACCTAATTCTTGGACCACGTAttcacttttttccttttttccatcATCATTTTGAAAGGTCCCTCCTCCCTTTAATTCAGCTTCTCATGAAAAAAATTACTATAGTAGTCTGTGGCCAGGTTTTTTTTTTACCCTAAAAGAGAAGGTAACAAAGTTTCTCACAACTACAAGAAAAGAGTGTTTTAGGAAATTACAATAGAGCAAAAATAATTTATACACTCaatagaagattttttttttaaaaaaaggggaaaaaaggtgAAAGGGAGAATGAAGCAAAAGAAGAATTATTAGGTTACTATTTTCTTGCAAGAGGAGATCCAAGATTGAGCCTCTTACTCAGCTTCCATATTTATAAGGGAGAAAGAAATTTGTAGTACATACCCTTACTTTATTGCTATCCCCACCTCTCCTTGTTTTCCTATTCATTACTCATAACATAATTCTCCTTGTACCAAGGCTACCTTCATATCCCCATATCTCTCTTTCATTTTctttgagaaacaaagaaagaaaaatggggAGAGGAAGAGTGGAgttaaagagaatagagaacAAAATCAACCGTCAAGTGACTTTCTCTAAGCGTAGGAATGGTTTACTGAAGAAGGCTTATGAACTTTCAGTGCTATGTGATGCTGAAGTTGCTCTCATCATTTTCTCTAGTCGTGGAAAGCTTTATGAGTTTGGTAGTTCAGGGTATAATATAATATACTAAGCTTTTTTGAACTGTTTTATACATTAATAATATGCGTGTCAAGATTTCTTGTATGGTTTTTAATGGCCGATTCTGAATATGGGGTTTCTTCTAAATCAACAAAAGATTACAactttatgtttgttttcatcTGGGGGTGGGTTTGTGTTGTGTTGTGTTGTGTTTTTAGTTTATGTGGGAGTGGGTTTAAGCCTAATATAATTAGGCtgactcttctttttggagaactGAACTTGCTAAATTGGTATTGGCTTTTGCAGTGCTTTATAGAAGCACCAATTTATTTTATCTATTGTGTCTCTTAAGTGGAGTTAGTTTTTTGTTTTTCAGATTTggatctttctttctttttctttctttttctcagtTGTATGTTTGATCAAAACCATGTGATGATCTATATGATTAGATTTTACCAATGAGGAATTGACACGTTTCAATATATGGTTTGAGAGCTTCCACCAAACAAATTAAAAGATCAGAGAGTAAGGACTGACGAGGTTGTTAAGTGTATGTGCTTCAGAAACATCTCCAACCCTTTTGGACAACTGTGCAAAGATCTAGGGTTTCTCTCCATTTTGTTCCTACTACTATTAATTAATTCCCTTcctttttcgttttcttttttctctctgcTCCAACTTAATTTgctcttatttttctttaatgCTTTTGCAGTTTTTGGGAGCACTTATTAGTCCAATGGTTCTAAAAAATCAGAAAGCTTTAAACTTTGTCTTCTTACTTTTTCATCATTAAATCTTGGGGTTTCTTCACTGATTTCTTCTACCATACTCATagtttttatttctgtataaCTAAATCCTTTGTGTAAAAGGAAGCATTGTATACTGCACAGCAAAAAGAGTGGCATGCCTGTGAGAAGGGAATTTGTTCATATGCGAGATTTACATTTATCAGTTTTGCAGGTAGTACTATTTTCTATGtaagaaaatgagttttctttttcaattcccAAACCCCAACAACTGCTCCATCAACATTTCTTTTATCTTCCCATTTTGGTGAAACTTATCTATATAACTGAGCCTTAGATTCTTGAGCTTTTCCATATATTAGCAACTTTTCTTCCAGCTCATGAAGTGATGAAACTGAGTACTTTTATTCCGATTCAACCCCTTAAACTTCTCACTGAAGGTCCTTTTTTTCATCCTTTTGTTTATGTTTTCTTTCCTCTTCAGTGGCAGTGCAGGTTTTCCTTGCATATAtattgtttttcattttcttcacATTTTTGACATCATTTCCTTATTCTCAAATTGTATAGTTCAAGAATGTTTTTGTTGAAAATAttgcttctttctttttggcatctTGATAATATCTCTGGTTTTCTCACTTATATACATAACCAAGAGTTTCATCAATGTCTTGGGGTAAATCCAAGTAAACTTATCTTCTACCTCATTTTATTTTAGTgttgataatttttttttctgatttgatttcTCCTTTAATTTCCCCTATCTGATATTGTAGATCCGTAGTTGGATTCTTGTTTTCATAATCACAACTACTACCATCACTTTTGTTTAGAATTAGGGTTTTGTATGGAGAAAATATCATTATCTTTGTTAGTGAAGGCAAAAAGATAATCTGATCCTTACATTTAAGTACAAAAGGATATGGATCCTTATTAATATAATGTCTAAATGGTTTTGTTTATGTTTCTAATTATGCTTAAGGAATAGCAAAGCGAATTTCTTTTCGCACTTTCCAAATATAGAAAGGTTGGAAGAAGCAAAAAGACAACCACGTCCATGCTGTTCTTATGGCCAATAAAATAAATGGAGTAAATGAATAGAAATGAGAAGACTTTGCCATTTTAACCCTTTGGCATGTCATCATGTTTCTTtcacttcttcctcttctccCCCAACTGCTTATGTACTCTTCCAGCTTTTTGCCTCTACTGTTTTTTTCCTTCTGCTGTGTATGCCCCTTTCTTCCCATTGTATATTCAATAGTTTTCTTATCTTTTAgagttttttgtttgtttgtttttgttttttttttccttttttggtaTAGGGTTGGTGGTAGATTGTTAATTGGCATTATCTTAAATATAGTTTAATTTTATTATCTCGAAGATTTACTGAATATGGTAGTGGAAAGCTTGGTACAGGCTCCATCTAATACACATTATTGAGTCGTGAGTATAGAAAGAgccaaaataattttcttttttaagtAAAAACTTTTTGTTGCTCTCCCAAAAGAAAATGATccatattattatattaatttttggcagaaaagaaaaaaaacaaagaacgaCCTAGAaaatttgcttcttttttttttaaacagaAAATTTACTTTTGGTTACTGGAAATAGTCAttttacataaatatatataaagatTTGTCTTTGCATGGCTATAATGTGCAGGAAAGATTTCAATTTAACATTTTATTCATTCTTCAAAATTGTGAACGTTTAACAAAGTATCAATGGTTACTTGTGATTTAGACTCTTAATTTTTAGGTTCTACCGGCTTAATCCAGGATATCTGTGACAGTTTCTGTTAAGTGCTAAAGGCTGCACTCTATGGCATTTCTGTAGGATTTACTTATATGCACTGATAGTGAAATGAATTTTTATAACATTTTAAATAAGATATAAAATTTTGGTATAGTAAAAGTCCTCTCAGTAAATCATGGCCATGGTGTACGTTAATGTCTCCATGTGTTATCTGATACTTGTTACTTGTAGCTGCTAAATTCCTTGTAGGAGAATTGAGTGTTGTTCAGAGTGGTAACTTACCAATCTGTTTAGCTGGCATTTTCTTGTAGTTTGTCAAGAACATTTTGTAGCTATTTATGAATTGTAATAATAACATATTATAAattgtactccctccgtttcaatttatgtgaacccatttgactgggcacggagtttaagaaaagagagaagacttttgaacttgtggggTAAAATGAGGCacacatattttgtgtggctataaatcattgcataaaagtaaattgtttccaaataaggaaaggggtcattctttttggcatggaccaaaaaggaaataggttcacataaattgaaacggagggagtaacatGTATGGTTTAGAGTTTGATTATTGTGTTTTTTATGTGCTGGCAGTATCACTAAAACCCTTGAGCGATATCAACGTTGTTGCCTTAATCCTCAAGACAACTGTGGTGAGAGAGAAACACAGGTGAATTTGCAGCTTAATGTTCTATGTTTCCACACCAATTAATCAATTGGCCTCTCATGATTTATGGTTTTTCCTAAGCATAATTTGTTTTTGTTGTAAACTTAGAGCTGGTACCAAGAGGTCTCAAAACTAAAGGCCAAATTTGAAGCCCTTCAACGAACTCAAAGGTTATGTCAATTGCTTATTCAGACACATCTTGGCACCTTATGCATGTTGTACATAAATGTACCACACACTGAAGATAAACATAATAAATTCGTGTCCATCCTTGAAAGTGAATATTGTCGAATTTCTGAAATGTTATTTTGATGCATGAAGGCACTTGCTTGGTGAAGATCTTGGACCTCTAAGTCTGAAGGAGTTGCAAAATCTTGAAAAACAACTTGAAGGTGCACTTGCACAAGCTAGACAAAGAAAGGTATTAGATTGTTCTCAATAATTGCCTTTGCTTCATTTCCTTTTCTACAACTAAGTCTTTGTAAATGTTTCAATATAATATGAATTGTATCTACAGTATTTAAGATTTGTTTAGACTAAAAAAATGTTATAAGAAATGTACAAGCGACAAGGACACAAGAATCAAAGGAccaaaaactttaaaaataagaaaatactggAAGAATTAAAACGGGTATCAATACTCAATTAGTGTTCTAATTTGGTTGTAATATTGCCCTCTTTATCATTGTTTCGTATAATATGTAGACCTctaatgatttttatttattggTAATAAGCATTGTTTTCTCTGTGTAGACACAAATAATGGCGGAACAGATGGAGGAGCTCCGTAGAAAGGTAAGTCAAAATATGCAGAAAGACAAATACTTCACTTTGATCAGTACAAACAAATTAGAAATATGATTTTTCCTAGTTATCACaattataaatttgttataaaaggTGAAAAAGATTGGGGATTAAGAGTTGGAAGGGATTTGAAGTCCTAGAATCTCAAGAACACTAGATTCCGTCTTTTTGTGTCATGGTGAATGATACTACAGCTGATAAAAATTGTTTGAGTCCAAACTATAATGTGATGTGACATACTATTGAGTCAATAGCCATTGAACCTAGACCTCTTTataacgaaaaaaaaaaaaagagttgaatttgctaGATGGTTACTCGCTACAGCCTTTATATAAGTCTCGCCTAGTTTCTCCCGTCCATTAATCTCAAGGAAATTAGTGACTCGAGGTACACCTAAAGAACTACAATCAGAGAGTCTAATAGAttggaaagaaagaaaatgtGAGGTGAGTCGAACAACATACATCTTGGTAATTGGTATTATCACCATATATACCAGTTCATTGAGATTAATAGGATTTCTGAGTTAGCAGAGGTAATAAAAAAATGGAGAACTACAGTGTAATAATCTATTTTGACATGATAATGCATTA of the Nicotiana tabacum cultivar K326 chromosome 7, ASM71507v2, whole genome shotgun sequence genome contains:
- the LOC107818774 gene encoding protein AGAMOUS-LIKE 6 isoform X2; the encoded protein is MSSCFFHFFLFSPNCLCTLPAFCLYCFFPSAVITKTLERYQRCCLNPQDNCGERETQSWYQEVSKLKAKFEALQRTQRHLLGEDLGPLSLKELQNLEKQLEGALAQARQRKTQIMAEQMEELRRKERQLGDVNKQLKIKVSLELSSLEAEGQGLRGLPFPWTCNASAGSSSFAVHPSQSNHMECEPDPVLQIGYHHCYMAAEGASGSRSMAVESNIIHGWGL
- the LOC107818774 gene encoding protein AGAMOUS-LIKE 6 isoform X1, with amino-acid sequence MGRGRVELKRIENKINRQVTFSKRRNGLLKKAYELSVLCDAEVALIIFSSRGKLYEFGSSGITKTLERYQRCCLNPQDNCGERETQSWYQEVSKLKAKFEALQRTQRHLLGEDLGPLSLKELQNLEKQLEGALAQARQRKTQIMAEQMEELRRKERQLGDVNKQLKIKVSLELSSLEAEGQGLRGLPFPWTCNASAGSSSFAVHPSQSNHMECEPDPVLQIGYHHCYMAAEGASGSRSMAVESNIIHGWGL